Proteins encoded by one window of Bacillus rossius redtenbacheri isolate Brsri chromosome 3, Brsri_v3, whole genome shotgun sequence:
- the LOC134530611 gene encoding uncharacterized protein LOC134530611 — protein sequence MLKNIDYIENDATTAVHHFSTDTSAPVTQIMNPIPTSITQPASRDTDISLQLPQAVTQSILRKPNHLLTVGKNVTSSEVCFVELHPNGVRTEHESSTFSLHNIIAQSDLTETIQLNSSSEKIAKITVSEKKSTIILPASRESLVPSQPPQTSCKPLARVSQAFPTAPKVMVRKFDLAYNSQTNTHILNKFQSKLRNSDEDRKNTLSESLSSPLVLASEHVNPVNLELCSSGGKLQLKKVNSSEINSIIECLEKPPPASVENSTSISTVGVVPVTCSAQKTISTLKLVPTILKRTPPKTVLTPSGSVTMDSIPSAGPRTALPVIVVNNKEAMGTSAAKKPVVSFSLAGKSVITKDNKVFNIKVVNGKCILFENMNTKTSEVSAASEQPKVIKQVDLKMLRTPKFIKVDSRNGGYILKRCLQSSEDSGVSAPKQPNTSIVNDKRPQPMEHTNQMELDYSAPSEDARDELTVCGTPVAPVEQNAVSSDFHIPGDVARDSVEWDANEILKTLDECKLETGNHLEKQDKETNKVPNAREVEIPARKIIVVDAYSQTDLYSLMEPGKIVELSISPAAKYSSGSVAKKQAVKGTSATVASMEHVPPVPVETPCLQEEQPEAKRTMFDVAGKEDRLQSNQNSNDSVKSFDQNSKLLRLHIPKEIEPVINTADSFDTALWQDILNSCSVTEIDPVQLLKGEAGLSSRANVPNESSVHDLIVKHNLVKLCNKNKLVKNDSPCGEEYFRPKCRKRKQTFPSFNKKKPENFIKQKEANIPSIEVEVSDNNNIGVSSVNGNELMDNPNLQSLVSNKILLQKLYYEWIESVIPDSDGNVELHYAVTEENVNLVRRQCMVICARKLSVDLKNDDGETPLHLAVRSGHKQITQILLNHGADPCVKNSSGNTALHLAVLAGSGGSLRALLSREGTWTLPLDVLNDEGLGPLHLCAMNGRNKQLLELLAAGASVNLEDGRSGRTALFHAVEADNNQVVRVLLAAGADSSLPNYSGHTPLHAASEVSVTDKRVMSQLITNEGLALKEGMKINKKLKNAHDSDEDEDDPERVGGRKLSIGKRI from the coding sequence ATGctaaaaaatattgattatattgaaAATGATGCTACTACAGCTGTGCATCACTTTAGCACAGATACCTCAGCACCTGTAACACAAATAATGAATCCTATACCTACTAGCATCACACAGCCTGCATCTAGAGATACTGATATTTCATTGCAGTTGCCCCAAGCTGTTACTCAGTCAATATTAAGGAAGCCCAACCACTTACTGACTGTTGGAAAAAATGTGAcctcaagtgaagtttgtttcgTAGAGTTGCATCCTAATGGTGTGAGGACTGAACATGAATCATCAACATTTTCTTTGCATAACATTATTGCACAATCTGACCTTACAGAAACAATTCAGCTGAATTCTTCATCagaaaaaattgccaaaattactGTCTCAGAGAAAAAATCAACCATTATACTGCCTGCATCTCGTGAATCTCTTGTTCCTTCACAACCACCACAGACTTCATGTAAACCCCTGGCCAGAGTTAGTCAAGCATTTCCAACTGCACCTAAAGTAATGGTTAGAAAATTTGATTTGGCGTACAATAGCCAGACAAACACTCACATACTGAATAAATTTCAGTCAAAGCTAAGGAACTCTGATGAAGATCGTAAAAATACTTTGTCAGAGAGTCTCTCTTCTCCTTTAGTGTTGGCGAGTGAACATGTTAATCCAGTGAACTTAGAACTGTGTAGTAGTGGTGGCAAACTCCaactaaaaaaagtaaattcatctgaaataaattcaatcaTTGAATGTTTGGAAAAACCCCCTCCTGCAAGTGTTGAAAATTCCACTAGCATATCTACAGTAGGAGTAGTTCCAGTGACATGCAGTGCCCAGAAAACCATTTCCACACTAAAACTCGTGCCTACAATATTGAAAAGAACTCCCCCAAAGACAGTGCTCACACCATCAGGTTCAGTAACGATGGACTCCATACCCAGCGCTGGTCCACGTACTGCTCTTCCAGTTATTGTAGTGAATAACAAAGAAGCCATGGGCACATCTGCTGCCAAGAAGCCAGTAGTTTCCTTTTCCTTGGCAGGGAAGTCTGTCATTACCAAAGACAACAAGGTATTCAACATTAAAGTTGTTAATGGGAAGTGCATTTTGTTTGAAAACATGAATACTAAAACCAGTGAGGTTTCAGCAGCATCTGAGCAGCCCAAAGTTATTAAACAAGTTGATTTAAAGATGTTGAGgactccaaaattcattaaagttGATTCCCGTAATGGTGGTTATATTTTGAAGCGATGTCTTCAGAGTAGTGAAGATAGTGGAGTTTCAGCCCCTAAACAGCCAAATACAAGTATAGTGAATGACAAGAGGCCACAGCCCATGGAGCACACAAATCAAATGGAACTTGACTATTCTGCTCCATCCGAGGATGCCAGAGATGAGTTAACTGTGTGTGGTACTCCGGTGGCACCTGTGGAGCAAAATGCTGTTTCAAGTGATTTTCATATACCCGGTGATGTAGCGAGGGATAGTGTGGAGTGGGATGCCAATGAGATATTAAAGACGCTCGATGAGTGCAAGTTGGAAACGGGGAATCACCTAGAAAAGCAAGATAAGGAAACGAACAAAGTGCCAAATGCAAGAGAGGTGGAGATTCCTGCACGCAAGATAATTGTTGTCGATGCTTATTCACAAACAGATCTTTACTCACTTATGGAACCAGGTAAAATTGTGGAGCTGTCAATATCACCTGCTGCCAAATATAGTAGTGGCTCTGTTGCTAAAAAACAAGCTGTGAAGGGGACATCTGCTACAGTTGCTAGCATGGAGCATGTTCCACCTGTTCCTGTTGAGACTCCATGTCTGCAGGAAGAACAGCCAGAAGCCAAGAGAACCATGTTTGATGTAGCAGGAAAAGAAGACAGATTGCAGAGTAACCAAAATAGCAACGATAGTGTTAAGTCTTTTGATCAAAATTCCAAATTGTTGAGATTGCATATTCCTAAAGAAATTGAACCAGTCATAAATACGGCTGATAGTTTTGATACCGCTTTGTGGCAAGATATATTGAATAGTTGCAGTGTTACAGAGATAGATCCAGTTCAGTTGCTAAAAGGGGAAGCTGGTTTGTCCTCACGAGCTAATGTTCCAAATGAGAGTTCAGTGCATGATCTGATTGTGAAACATAACCTTGTCAAGTTGTGCAACAAAAACAAACTAGTGAAAAATGATAGCCCGTGTGGCGAAGAGTACTTCAGGCCAAAGTGTAGGAAACGAAAGCAAACTTTTCCATCTTTCAACAAGAAAAAACCAGAAAACTTCATCAAACAGAAAGAAGCTAACATTCCTTCAATAGAAGTCGAAGTGTCGGATAATAATAATATTGGTGTAAGTAGTGTTAATGGTAATGAATTAATGGACAATCCTAATTTGCAATCTTTGGTTAGCAATAAAATTTTGCTTCAGAAATTATATTACGAATGGATAGAGTCGGTGATTCCGGACTCAGACGGCAACGTAGAACTTCACTACGCTGTGACCGAAGAAAACGTGAACCTGGTTCGAAGGCAGTGCATGGTGATTTGCGCTCGGAAACTCTCGGTGGACCTGAAGAACGACGACGGGGAGACGCCGCTGCACTTGGCCGTGAGGAGCGGGCACAAGCAGATAACGCAGATCCTGCTGAATCACGGCGCGGACCCGTGCGTGAAGAACAGCTCCGGGAACACGGCCCTTCACCTGGCGGTGCTGGCAGGCAGCGGGGGCAGCCTGCGGGCCCTGCTGTCGAGGGAGGGCACCTGGACCCTCCCGCTGGACGTGCTGAACGACGAGGGGCTGGGGCCCCTGCACCTGTGCGCCATGAACGGCCGGAACAAGCAGCTGCTGGAGCTGCTGGCGGCCGGGGCGAGCGTGAACCTGGAGGACGGCCGGAGTGGCCGCACCGCCCTGTTCCACGCCGTCGAGGCGGACAACAACCAGGTGGTGCGCGTGCTGCTGGCGGCCGGGGCAGACTCCTCACTGCCCAACTACTCGGGCCACACGCCCCTGCATGCGGCGAGCGAGGTGTCCGTCACGGACAAGCGCGTCATGAGCCAGCTCATCACCAACGAGGGGCTAGCCTTAAAAGAAGGCATGAAAATCAACAAGAAACTTAAGAATGCCCATGACTCTGATGAGGACGAGGACGACCCTGAACGTGTTGGTGGCCGCAAACTTTCTATAGGAAAGAGAATTTAG